One segment of Amycolatopsis alba DSM 44262 DNA contains the following:
- a CDS encoding ferrochelatase has product MGYDALLWLSFGGPEGPDEVMPFLENVTRGRGVPRERLLEVSEHYQHFGGVSPINRLNRDAISAVEKQLAAAGIDLPVHFGNRNWRPMVEDTLTEITKAGAQRVLVFPTSAYGGYSACRQYDEDIERARAAVGEGAPELVKLRQFFDHPLFIAAFADAVRAAHAELGNQPGTRTVFCAHSVPESADTASGPPSEGGRRYSRQIAEAARLVAAEAGIETYDVVWQSRSGPPQVPWLEPDIVDHIDALHAEGVTSVVVCPVGFVSDHLEVIWDLDNEAAERAAEHGMGFARAATPDTDPRFAELVVELIREHTEGAPARKLSPFPAAGCTVNGAPCAIGCCEPAKRPARP; this is encoded by the coding sequence GTGGGTTACGACGCGCTGCTTTGGCTTTCGTTCGGTGGTCCCGAGGGGCCCGATGAAGTGATGCCGTTCCTGGAGAACGTCACGCGGGGACGAGGAGTCCCGCGGGAACGACTACTGGAAGTCTCCGAGCACTATCAGCACTTCGGCGGGGTCTCGCCGATCAACCGCCTGAACCGGGACGCGATCTCCGCGGTGGAGAAGCAGCTCGCGGCGGCCGGGATCGATCTGCCCGTGCACTTCGGCAACCGCAACTGGCGGCCGATGGTCGAGGACACGCTGACGGAGATCACCAAGGCGGGCGCCCAGCGTGTCCTGGTCTTCCCCACGAGCGCGTACGGCGGCTACTCCGCCTGCCGCCAGTACGACGAGGACATCGAGCGCGCCCGCGCTGCCGTCGGCGAAGGCGCGCCGGAACTGGTTAAGCTGCGGCAGTTCTTCGACCACCCGCTGTTCATCGCGGCCTTCGCCGACGCCGTCCGCGCCGCGCACGCGGAGCTGGGGAACCAGCCAGGGACCCGGACGGTCTTCTGCGCCCACTCGGTGCCCGAGTCCGCCGACACCGCGTCCGGGCCGCCATCGGAAGGCGGCCGCCGCTACTCGCGCCAGATCGCCGAGGCCGCGCGTCTCGTCGCGGCCGAAGCGGGTATCGAGACCTACGACGTCGTGTGGCAGTCGCGCTCCGGCCCGCCCCAGGTGCCGTGGCTGGAGCCGGACATCGTCGACCATATCGACGCGCTGCACGCGGAAGGCGTCACCTCGGTGGTCGTCTGCCCGGTGGGCTTCGTGTCCGACCACCTCGAGGTGATCTGGGACCTCGACAACGAGGCCGCCGAGCGCGCCGCGGAGCACGGCATGGGTTTCGCGCGGGCCGCGACGCCGGACACCGACCCGCGGTTCGCGGAGCTGGTCGTGGAGCTGATCCGGGAGCACACGGAAGGGGCGCCGGCGCGGAAGCTGTCGCCGTTCCCGGCGGCCGGATGCACGGTCAACGGAGCGCCTTGCGCGATCGGATGCTGCGAGCCCGCGAAGCGGCCCGCGCGCCCTTGA
- a CDS encoding TetR/AcrR family transcriptional regulator: MPKRVDHELRRQQIAAAVRRIAADRGLEGVSLNEVAAEAGISKGFVQHYFASRDDMLRFAVTTLRGGLEERIATPPEVQPRVRDLLIALLPLDEPGRDAALVANAFVVRALKDPEIAGHFRTGHGLLRDAVAALLTAAQDDGDLLPAVDPTTEAALLLALVSGLGDAVLLGYQTGEEAVASIDLHLSRITSTPRKTP; this comes from the coding sequence ATGCCCAAGCGTGTCGATCACGAACTCCGGCGGCAGCAGATCGCCGCGGCCGTCCGCCGTATCGCGGCCGACCGGGGGCTGGAAGGTGTCAGCCTGAACGAGGTCGCGGCCGAGGCCGGGATCTCGAAGGGATTCGTCCAGCACTACTTCGCGTCGAGAGACGACATGCTGCGCTTCGCGGTCACCACCTTGCGAGGTGGACTCGAGGAGCGCATCGCCACCCCGCCGGAGGTGCAGCCCCGCGTCCGGGATCTGCTCATCGCCTTGCTGCCCCTCGACGAGCCCGGCCGGGACGCCGCGCTGGTCGCCAACGCCTTCGTCGTGCGCGCGCTCAAGGACCCGGAGATCGCCGGTCATTTCCGGACCGGTCACGGGCTGCTCCGCGACGCGGTGGCGGCTCTGCTCACCGCCGCCCAGGACGACGGGGATCTCTTGCCCGCCGTCGACCCCACGACCGAAGCGGCCCTGCTCCTGGCCCTGGTGTCCGGCCTGGGAGACGCGGTGCTGCTGGGTTACCAGACCGGCGAAGAGGCCGTCGCGTCGATCGACCTCCATCTGTCGAGGATCACCTCTACCCCGAGGAAAACCCCATGA
- a CDS encoding alpha/beta fold hydrolase yields MKVGGFASSEARAEYEAVYERGLAALPAPAGTHDIQTAFGVARVYRFGKPGGTPIVLLPGRAGTVVMWEPNLKALLEHGEVYAVDLIGEAGRSEQTAPIRDGADQAAWLTTVVTELDLDAVHLIGYSFGGWLAANLAVSAPERLKSLTVIDPVLTFGGLTAGLVVRATLTAIPVVNRWARPSFLRWISGGAEVDATDPVARVIDEGMRTYRIALPSPKLFTDAQLRSLRMPVLALVAGRSVIHRPEHAASRARKLLSRGQVELWPSATHAIAGEAAAEVNTRISAFLTECDAEGKTPS; encoded by the coding sequence ATGAAGGTGGGCGGGTTCGCCTCGTCGGAGGCGCGAGCCGAGTACGAGGCCGTCTATGAACGTGGTCTGGCGGCTTTGCCCGCACCGGCCGGGACACACGACATCCAGACGGCGTTCGGGGTGGCGCGCGTGTACCGGTTCGGGAAACCGGGCGGGACGCCGATCGTCCTGCTGCCAGGGCGGGCGGGAACCGTCGTGATGTGGGAGCCCAACCTCAAGGCGCTGCTCGAGCACGGCGAGGTCTACGCGGTGGACCTCATCGGCGAGGCCGGGCGCAGTGAACAGACCGCCCCCATCCGCGACGGAGCGGACCAAGCCGCCTGGCTGACCACGGTGGTCACGGAACTCGACCTGGACGCCGTGCACCTGATCGGGTACTCGTTCGGTGGCTGGCTCGCGGCCAACCTCGCCGTGAGCGCGCCGGAACGGCTGAAATCGCTCACCGTGATCGACCCGGTGCTGACGTTCGGCGGACTGACCGCGGGACTGGTCGTCCGTGCCACGCTGACCGCGATCCCCGTCGTCAACCGGTGGGCGCGCCCGTCATTCCTCCGCTGGATCTCCGGCGGCGCGGAGGTCGACGCCACGGATCCGGTCGCGCGCGTGATCGACGAAGGGATGCGGACCTACCGCATCGCCCTGCCGTCGCCCAAGCTGTTCACCGACGCGCAGTTGCGTTCTCTGCGGATGCCCGTGCTGGCCCTGGTGGCCGGGCGCAGCGTCATCCACCGACCGGAACACGCGGCCTCCCGCGCCCGCAAGTTGCTGTCGCGGGGACAGGTCGAACTCTGGCCGTCGGCGACTCACGCCATCGCGGGTGAAGCGGCGGCCGAGGTCAACACGCGGATCTCGGCCTTCCTGACCGAATGCGACGCGGAAGGGAAGACGCCGTCGTGA
- a CDS encoding DUF3159 domain-containing protein → MRRGREDAVVTTRGKNPTLSLLLWDIALPLAAYYGLRLAGQSEQVSLLAGAVMAACRIAWVAVRDRSFDGFAALLAGVLGVGLVLSLVTGDAKFLLLKESFGTATAAIVLLVSCFGRTPMVLVAVRAGSGAAKRAEIDQLGDEVPAFRRAFTRMSAVWGVVLLLEAVVRVPLVYALSADVMNALSVVLLIAVIGGLSLWSARYAEKVLKGHAVAA, encoded by the coding sequence ATGCGACGCGGAAGGGAAGACGCCGTCGTGACGACGCGCGGCAAGAACCCGACGCTTTCCCTGCTCCTGTGGGACATCGCGCTTCCTTTGGCCGCCTACTACGGCCTCCGGCTCGCCGGACAGAGCGAACAGGTCTCGTTGCTGGCCGGGGCGGTGATGGCCGCTTGCCGGATCGCCTGGGTCGCGGTCCGCGACCGGTCCTTCGACGGCTTCGCCGCGTTGCTGGCCGGTGTGCTCGGGGTCGGGCTTGTGCTTTCCCTGGTCACCGGTGACGCGAAATTCCTGCTGCTGAAGGAATCCTTCGGCACCGCGACCGCCGCGATCGTGCTGCTGGTGAGCTGTTTCGGTCGCACGCCGATGGTGCTCGTCGCCGTGCGCGCCGGTTCCGGCGCGGCCAAACGTGCCGAGATCGACCAGCTTGGCGACGAGGTCCCTGCCTTTCGGCGGGCCTTCACCCGGATGTCGGCGGTGTGGGGCGTGGTTCTGCTGCTGGAGGCCGTGGTCCGGGTGCCGCTGGTCTACGCGTTGTCGGCCGACGTGATGAACGCGCTCAGCGTGGTCTTGCTCATCGCCGTCATCGGCGGGCTTTCCCTGTGGTCTGCCCGCTACGCCGAGAAGGTCCTGAAGGGACACGCCGTGGCCGCGTGA
- a CDS encoding sigma 54-interacting transcriptional regulator — translation MNDVPANLPRTAGDLRAAGHLPRSIKQELHDNLLAKLRAGEDPWPGIIGFSRTVVPQLERALLAGHDVVLLGERGQGKTRLLRTLAGLLDEWTPVIEGAELAEHPLDPITPESCRRAAELGDALPVTWRHRDERYTEKLATPDTSVGDLIGDVDPVKVAEGRSLGDPETIHFGLVPRAHRGIVAINELPDLAERIQVALLNVMEERDIQVRGYTLRLPLDVLLVSTANPEDYTNRGRIITPLKDRFGAEIRTHYPLDVDAEITVVRQEAHLVAEVGEPLLEVLARFVRNLRESPVIDQRSGVSARFAVAAAETVGAAALRRSALTGEEPAVARPVDLDAVPAVLRGKLEFEPGEEGRETEHLVHLLRRAVAETARSRFAGLDLVPLADAVEAGHLVATGERVPGKDVLAALPELPVLHDVAARAGVGPDEPAGRIAAAVELALESLFLSRRLAKDSDDSTTVYGR, via the coding sequence GTGAACGATGTTCCCGCAAACCTGCCCCGGACCGCCGGGGATCTCCGCGCGGCAGGCCACCTGCCGCGTTCGATCAAACAAGAACTGCACGACAACCTGCTCGCCAAGCTCCGCGCCGGGGAAGACCCTTGGCCGGGGATCATCGGTTTCTCGCGGACCGTGGTGCCGCAGCTGGAACGCGCGCTGCTGGCCGGGCATGACGTCGTCCTCCTCGGCGAGCGCGGCCAGGGCAAGACCCGCCTGCTGCGCACCCTCGCGGGACTGCTCGACGAGTGGACGCCCGTCATCGAGGGCGCCGAACTGGCCGAGCACCCGCTCGACCCGATCACCCCGGAATCGTGCCGCCGCGCCGCCGAACTCGGTGACGCCCTGCCGGTGACCTGGCGCCACCGCGACGAGCGGTACACGGAGAAACTGGCCACACCGGACACTTCGGTCGGTGACCTGATCGGCGACGTCGACCCGGTGAAGGTCGCCGAAGGCCGCAGCCTCGGCGATCCCGAGACCATCCACTTCGGACTCGTCCCGCGCGCCCACCGCGGCATCGTGGCGATCAACGAGCTGCCGGACCTGGCCGAGCGTATCCAGGTCGCGTTGCTGAACGTGATGGAGGAACGGGATATCCAGGTCCGCGGGTACACCCTGCGCCTGCCGCTCGACGTGCTCCTGGTGTCGACAGCCAACCCGGAGGACTACACCAACCGCGGCCGCATCATCACCCCGCTCAAGGACCGGTTCGGCGCCGAGATCCGGACGCACTACCCGCTCGACGTCGACGCGGAGATCACGGTCGTCCGGCAGGAGGCGCATCTGGTCGCCGAGGTCGGCGAGCCGCTGCTGGAGGTGCTCGCCCGGTTCGTGCGCAACCTGCGCGAATCGCCGGTCATCGACCAGCGTTCCGGTGTCTCGGCCCGGTTCGCCGTCGCGGCGGCGGAAACGGTCGGCGCGGCCGCGCTGCGCCGCTCGGCGCTCACCGGCGAGGAACCCGCGGTGGCGCGTCCGGTCGACCTCGACGCCGTTCCCGCGGTCCTGCGCGGCAAGCTCGAATTCGAGCCGGGGGAGGAGGGACGCGAGACCGAGCACCTCGTGCACCTGCTGCGCCGGGCGGTCGCGGAGACGGCCCGCTCGCGGTTCGCCGGACTGGACCTCGTGCCGCTGGCCGACGCCGTCGAAGCCGGGCATCTGGTGGCCACCGGGGAACGCGTCCCCGGCAAGGACGTCCTCGCCGCGTTGCCGGAACTGCCCGTGCTCCACGACGTCGCCGCTCGTGCCGGGGTGGGCCCGGACGAACCGGCGGGGCGGATCGCGGCCGCGGTCGAACTGGCGCTGGAATCGCTGTTCCTGTCGAGGAGACTCGCCAAGGACTCCGACGACTCGACCACCGTCTACGGCCGATGA
- a CDS encoding VWA domain-containing protein, protein MSFLPEGYSYGPWHDGPDPLAPPADLRDALDEIGRDVMAGSSPRSALEELLRRGTPRTAGLDELTRRLWQRRSEIQRRHRLDGTLQEVQRLLEGALEAERRELFPDPDDDARFREAQLDALPPGTAAAVRELAQYDWRSEQGRENYGKIRDLLGRELLDSRFEGMKEALRNAGPEDAERANKMLTDLNDLLAAHAQGREDVPERFAEFMREHGEFFPENPKNVEELVDVLSARAAAAQRMLNSMTPEQRAELAELSQQAFGDPRLAQQLSTLDAQLRALRPGEDWTSSERFRGKDPLGLGEGARAMSDLAELDALAEQLGQSYPGARLEDIDVDALERQLGPDAGVDARRLSELERELRRQGLFERAPDGTLRLSPKALRRLGETALADVVNALRGKAGQRETESAGAAGEPTGATRPWRFGDMQPWDVSRTVRNSVLRSVSVGERSVRMDVSDVEVIETEHRSRAAVALLVDTSWSMVQEGRWLPMKRTALALHQLISTRFRNDALQLITFGRYATSVELAELVGLEGAWEQGTNAHHALLLAGRHLRRHPDAQPVVLMVTDGEPTAHLEPDGTAEFDYPPQPRTLLKTLSEVDRMAKLGASVTVFRLGDDPRLTEFVDLLARRSGGRVVAPDLDGLGAAVVGDYLRTRKR, encoded by the coding sequence ATGAGTTTCCTCCCGGAGGGCTATTCGTACGGGCCGTGGCACGACGGCCCGGATCCGCTGGCACCACCGGCGGACCTGCGGGACGCGCTCGACGAGATCGGCCGCGACGTCATGGCGGGCTCCTCGCCCCGGTCCGCGCTGGAAGAACTGCTGCGGCGCGGCACCCCGCGCACCGCCGGTCTCGACGAGCTGACCAGGCGGCTCTGGCAGCGCCGGTCGGAAATCCAGCGGCGGCACCGGCTGGACGGCACACTCCAGGAGGTCCAGCGGCTGCTAGAGGGGGCACTGGAGGCCGAGCGGCGCGAGCTCTTCCCCGATCCGGACGACGACGCCCGCTTCCGTGAGGCCCAGCTGGACGCGCTCCCGCCGGGAACGGCGGCGGCCGTGCGCGAACTCGCGCAGTACGACTGGCGTTCGGAGCAGGGCAGGGAGAACTACGGGAAGATCCGCGACCTGCTCGGCCGTGAACTGCTGGATTCCCGGTTCGAGGGGATGAAGGAAGCACTCCGGAACGCCGGGCCGGAGGACGCCGAGCGGGCGAACAAGATGCTCACCGACCTCAACGACCTGCTGGCCGCACACGCACAGGGCCGCGAGGACGTTCCCGAGCGGTTCGCGGAGTTCATGCGCGAGCACGGCGAGTTCTTCCCGGAGAACCCGAAGAACGTCGAGGAACTGGTCGACGTCCTCTCCGCTCGCGCCGCCGCCGCGCAGCGGATGCTCAACTCGATGACCCCGGAGCAGCGCGCCGAACTGGCCGAATTGTCCCAGCAGGCGTTCGGCGATCCCCGGCTCGCGCAGCAGCTGTCCACTTTGGACGCCCAGCTGCGCGCGCTGCGGCCCGGCGAGGACTGGACGTCGTCGGAACGGTTCCGGGGCAAGGATCCGCTCGGCCTCGGCGAGGGTGCCAGGGCGATGTCCGATCTGGCCGAACTGGACGCGCTGGCCGAACAGCTCGGCCAGTCCTATCCGGGCGCGAGGCTGGAGGACATCGACGTCGACGCACTCGAACGACAGCTCGGACCGGACGCCGGCGTCGACGCGCGGCGGCTGTCCGAACTGGAACGCGAACTCCGGCGGCAGGGGCTGTTCGAACGGGCCCCCGACGGCACCCTTCGCTTGTCTCCCAAGGCGTTACGGAGGCTGGGGGAGACGGCGCTCGCCGACGTCGTGAACGCGCTGCGAGGCAAGGCCGGGCAGCGGGAGACCGAGTCCGCCGGTGCCGCGGGCGAGCCGACCGGCGCGACCAGGCCGTGGCGGTTCGGGGACATGCAGCCGTGGGACGTCTCGCGGACGGTCCGCAACTCCGTCCTGCGCTCGGTTTCGGTGGGCGAGCGATCGGTGCGGATGGACGTCTCCGACGTCGAGGTGATCGAGACCGAACATCGGTCGCGCGCGGCGGTCGCGTTGCTCGTGGACACTTCGTGGTCGATGGTGCAGGAGGGCCGCTGGCTGCCGATGAAGCGGACGGCGCTCGCGCTGCACCAGCTGATCAGCACCCGGTTCCGCAACGACGCGCTGCAGCTGATCACCTTCGGCCGCTACGCCACGTCTGTCGAACTGGCCGAGCTCGTGGGGCTGGAAGGCGCCTGGGAACAGGGGACCAACGCCCACCACGCCCTCCTGCTGGCCGGACGGCATCTGCGGCGGCATCCCGACGCGCAGCCGGTGGTCCTGATGGTCACCGACGGTGAGCCGACGGCGCATCTGGAACCCGACGGCACGGCGGAGTTCGACTACCCGCCCCAGCCTCGGACGCTGCTCAAGACGCTGTCCGAAGTGGACCGGATGGCGAAGCTGGGCGCGTCGGTGACGGTGTTCCGGCTCGGCGACGACCCGCGTCTGACCGAGTTCGTCGATCTGCTCGCGCGCCGCTCGGGCGGCCGCGTGGTCGCCCCGGATCTCGACGGGCTCGGCGCCGCCGTGGTCGGGGACTACCTGCGGACCAGGAAGCGGTAG
- a CDS encoding cytochrome P450 translates to MRKAGTIVSATLPPGPPLPGLVQTLAFGNLRHQVLPLLKRRYGAVVRLRFAPHRDVVVLTDLDDIKAVFSGPVTTFHAGEGNLLLKPVMGDHSVLVTDEDRHLRARKLLMPAFTGAALRGYRDMITGLTRAELDRWPENRAFGAHDRMRALTLEIILRVVFGVTEGPRLDELRRLIGHLVEIGLVQVIGWHDSRLRRYRPWRTYLERQARVDELLYAEISDRRRASDLDRRTDVLSRLLTVPADGDELSDVELRDQLVTLLLAGHETTATALAWALHELSRDPEQAAFTTRAADEGDEKALEAVVKEAMRLRPVVGEVVRRLTEDVEIGGYRIPAGFDVMPSIFLVHADDGHHPDPKLFRPRRFLDGAPPAGSWLPFGGGARRCLGAGFSLMEATIVLRELFGRFSVAPEHTRPERIRSRPITLEPARGARIKVTGR, encoded by the coding sequence ATGCGGAAAGCGGGAACCATCGTGTCGGCCACGCTCCCGCCTGGTCCCCCGCTGCCCGGTCTGGTCCAGACGCTCGCCTTCGGCAACCTCCGGCATCAGGTGCTCCCGCTGCTCAAGCGCCGCTACGGAGCCGTCGTGCGGCTGAGGTTCGCGCCGCACCGCGACGTCGTCGTACTCACCGATCTCGACGACATCAAGGCCGTGTTCTCCGGACCGGTCACGACGTTCCACGCCGGCGAGGGGAATCTCCTCCTGAAGCCGGTGATGGGCGATCACTCCGTCCTGGTCACCGACGAAGACCGCCACCTGCGGGCACGGAAACTGCTGATGCCCGCCTTCACCGGCGCCGCACTACGCGGATACCGGGACATGATCACCGGCCTGACCAGGGCTGAGCTCGACCGCTGGCCGGAGAACCGGGCGTTCGGCGCGCACGACCGGATGCGCGCGCTGACCCTGGAGATCATCCTGCGGGTGGTGTTCGGCGTCACCGAAGGGCCACGGCTCGACGAACTCCGGCGGCTGATCGGGCATCTGGTGGAGATCGGCCTGGTCCAGGTGATCGGCTGGCACGACTCACGTCTGCGGCGCTACCGGCCCTGGCGCACGTACCTCGAGCGACAGGCCAGGGTCGACGAACTTCTTTACGCCGAGATCTCCGACCGGCGCCGGGCCTCCGACCTCGATCGGCGCACGGACGTCCTGTCCCGGCTTCTCACGGTGCCCGCCGACGGGGACGAGCTGAGCGACGTCGAACTCCGGGACCAGCTGGTCACGCTGCTGCTCGCCGGTCACGAGACCACGGCGACCGCGCTCGCCTGGGCGCTGCACGAACTTTCCCGTGATCCCGAGCAGGCGGCGTTCACCACGCGTGCGGCGGACGAGGGCGACGAGAAGGCGCTCGAAGCGGTGGTCAAGGAGGCGATGCGACTGCGGCCGGTGGTCGGCGAGGTCGTCCGGCGGCTGACCGAGGACGTCGAAATCGGCGGCTACCGGATCCCAGCCGGGTTCGACGTCATGCCGTCGATCTTCCTCGTCCACGCCGACGACGGCCATCACCCCGATCCGAAGCTCTTCCGGCCGCGACGATTCCTCGACGGTGCTCCCCCGGCAGGCAGCTGGCTTCCGTTCGGAGGCGGTGCCCGCCGGTGCCTCGGCGCGGGTTTCTCCCTGATGGAGGCCACGATCGTGCTGCGGGAGCTGTTCGGCCGGTTCTCCGTCGCGCCGGAACACACACGGCCGGAACGGATCCGGTCGCGGCCGATCACCCTGGAACCGGCACGGGGCGCCAGGATCAAGGTGACCGGCCGCTGA
- a CDS encoding MerR family transcriptional regulator, whose translation MGYSVGKVAALSGVTVRTLHHYDEIGLLSPSGRTAAGYRSYSDDDLERLQRVLFYRELGFGLETIAKMIDDPGLDALEHLRRQRALLVERIGELTRMVESVDRVITAKELGNALTPEEHFEVFGGFREPEGYAEEAVRRWGETPQWRAGVAPLSKEEWIEAEKARQDWVRRLLDVVDSGAPADSASAMDLAEEHRLLLAAFMGECDFTTHRELAGLYATEPVQLGFLVREPDQRPGLGEYIRDAVHANADRAAE comes from the coding sequence ATGGGGTATTCGGTGGGGAAGGTCGCGGCGCTGTCCGGGGTCACCGTGCGGACGCTGCACCACTACGACGAGATCGGCCTGCTGTCACCGAGCGGGCGGACGGCCGCCGGGTACCGCAGCTACAGCGACGACGATCTCGAGCGGTTGCAGCGCGTCTTGTTCTACCGTGAGCTCGGCTTCGGCCTGGAGACGATCGCGAAGATGATCGACGACCCCGGCCTGGACGCGCTGGAGCACCTGAGGCGTCAGCGGGCGCTGCTCGTGGAGCGGATCGGGGAGCTCACGCGGATGGTCGAATCCGTCGACCGGGTGATCACGGCGAAGGAGCTCGGTAATGCCCTGACGCCGGAGGAGCACTTCGAGGTCTTCGGCGGGTTCCGTGAGCCGGAGGGTTACGCGGAGGAGGCCGTCCGCCGCTGGGGCGAGACCCCGCAGTGGCGAGCGGGAGTCGCGCCCTTGTCCAAGGAGGAATGGATCGAGGCGGAGAAGGCCCGGCAGGACTGGGTCCGGCGGCTGCTCGACGTCGTCGACTCCGGTGCTCCCGCCGACAGCGCCTCGGCGATGGACCTCGCCGAGGAGCACCGTCTGCTGCTCGCCGCGTTCATGGGGGAGTGCGATTTCACGACGCACCGCGAACTCGCCGGGCTGTACGCGACCGAACCGGTCCAGCTCGGCTTCCTGGTGCGTGAGCCGGACCAGCGGCCGGGCCTCGGCGAGTACATCCGGGACGCCGTCCACGCCAACGCCGACCGGGCCGCGGAATAG
- the mshC gene encoding cysteine--1-D-myo-inosityl 2-amino-2-deoxy-alpha-D-glucopyranoside ligase, translating to MQTWSSVDVPRIPGTPRPLRLHDTATGQIRPTAPGSTARMYVCGITPYDATHLGHAATYLTFDLVNRLWRDAGHDVHYVQNVTDIDEPLLERAERDKDDWVVLGMRETALFREDMTALRVLPPRQFVGAVESIPEIVEVIAKLVANGSAYRADDAEYPDIYFDHNATGHFGSESNYDAETMAKFFAERGGDPDRPGKRHPLDALLWRMARPGEPSWESELGAGRPGWHIECSAIAVNRLGLGFDVQGGGSDLIFPHHEYSAAHAEAVAGDRPFARHYVHAGMIGLDGEKMSKSRGNLVFVSRLRADKVDPGVIRLALFAGHYREDRPWTAQLHADAEDRLARWRDAVSLGTGPAAEDTVARLRDHLTDDLDTPKALAAVDAWAEQALNRSGTDPAAPGLIRNAVDALLGIEL from the coding sequence ATGCAGACTTGGTCATCGGTCGACGTGCCCCGTATTCCCGGCACCCCCCGTCCGCTGCGGCTCCACGACACCGCGACGGGGCAGATCCGCCCCACGGCGCCTGGGTCCACCGCCCGGATGTACGTCTGCGGCATCACGCCGTACGACGCCACCCATCTGGGACACGCCGCCACGTACCTGACGTTCGACCTGGTGAACCGCCTGTGGCGGGACGCCGGGCACGACGTCCACTACGTGCAGAACGTGACGGACATCGACGAGCCCTTGCTGGAGCGCGCGGAGCGGGACAAGGACGACTGGGTCGTCCTCGGCATGCGCGAGACGGCGTTGTTCCGTGAGGACATGACGGCGCTGCGGGTCCTGCCGCCGCGGCAGTTCGTCGGCGCGGTGGAGAGCATCCCGGAGATCGTCGAGGTCATCGCCAAGCTGGTGGCGAACGGCAGCGCGTACCGCGCGGACGACGCGGAGTACCCGGACATCTACTTCGACCACAACGCGACCGGGCATTTCGGTTCCGAGTCGAACTACGACGCTGAGACCATGGCCAAGTTCTTCGCCGAACGCGGCGGTGACCCGGACCGGCCCGGCAAGCGGCACCCGCTCGACGCCCTGCTGTGGCGGATGGCGCGGCCGGGTGAGCCGTCTTGGGAGTCCGAGCTGGGCGCGGGGCGGCCAGGCTGGCACATCGAGTGCAGCGCGATCGCGGTCAACCGCCTCGGCCTCGGCTTCGACGTCCAGGGCGGCGGCTCGGACCTGATCTTCCCGCACCACGAGTACAGCGCCGCGCACGCGGAGGCCGTCGCGGGGGACCGGCCCTTCGCCCGGCACTACGTGCACGCCGGGATGATCGGCCTCGACGGCGAGAAGATGTCGAAATCGCGCGGGAACCTCGTGTTCGTCTCGCGGCTGCGGGCCGACAAGGTCGACCCCGGCGTGATCCGGCTCGCGCTGTTCGCCGGCCATTACCGCGAGGACCGGCCGTGGACCGCGCAGCTGCACGCGGACGCCGAAGACCGCCTCGCGCGCTGGCGCGACGCCGTCTCCCTCGGCACCGGCCCGGCCGCGGAGGACACCGTCGCCCGGTTGCGTGACCACCTCACCGACGACCTCGACACGCCCAAGGCGCTCGCGGCCGTCGACGCCTGGGCCGAGCAGGCCCTGAACCGCTCCGGCACCGACCCGGCCGCCCCCGGCCTGATCCGGAACGCGGTCGACGCCCTGCTCGGCATCGAGCTCTGA